A genomic stretch from Empedobacter stercoris includes:
- a CDS encoding LexA family protein, which translates to MVHFIQVPKFSEELINIPIKTDGEKRFVQFFGDVSAGFPSPAADFVQNNISLDEILLNHPEATYLNRVGGESMYPEYLKGDLLIIRSDIEPRHHDDIVVSVNNSEYTFKRYDDINKQLISLNPKYKNCIQLQDEDVVIILGVVTDLVRHKRN; encoded by the coding sequence ATGGTACATTTTATTCAAGTTCCGAAATTCTCAGAAGAGTTAATCAATATCCCTATCAAAACAGATGGTGAAAAACGATTTGTTCAATTTTTTGGTGATGTTTCAGCAGGTTTCCCCTCTCCTGCTGCTGATTTTGTACAAAATAATATTAGTTTAGATGAAATTTTACTGAATCATCCCGAAGCAACTTATCTTAATCGTGTGGGTGGCGAAAGTATGTATCCTGAATATCTGAAAGGTGATTTACTTATCATTCGATCTGATATCGAACCCAGACATCATGATGATATTGTGGTATCGGTCAACAATTCCGAATACACGTTCAAACGTTATGATGACATCAACAAACAATTGATTTCTCTAAATCCGAAATACAAAAATTGTATTCAATTACAAGATGAAGATGTTGTCATTATTTTGGGTGTGGTTACCGATTTGGTGAGGCATAAGAGGAATTAA
- a CDS encoding Y-family DNA polymerase yields MMYALVDCNNFYASCERVFNPTLNGKPVVVLSNNDGCVIARSNEAKDLGIPMGAPAFEYENNFRLNKINVFSSNYALYADMSNRVMTILKSYCPDIEIYSIDESFLLFKGFDNYDLVKCAQEIKQKIYTITKIPVCIGIAPTKALAKVANRIAKKFPKHHNGVYMIDSKEKINKALKWLKCEDIWGIGRRLAKRLSYIGCRNAYDFTLLEDEYIKRNFSIVELRLKKELLGESVLKLDEVQRKKSIATTRSFEKTINDYENLKERVSTFAVSCAEKLRKEQSKCNIITVFVMTNRFDEKQSFVSNSLSTTLDFDSNSSIVLSKTALFLLDKLVPAEGKVPDYKKAGVIVSAITPDNQAQMNLFHTESPKHKALMSVMDQLNANYGDHMLKLASQDIHRKWKMKQERLSPCYTTRFTDILNVY; encoded by the coding sequence ATGATGTATGCTTTAGTTGACTGCAATAATTTTTATGCTTCGTGCGAACGAGTATTCAATCCGACGCTGAATGGAAAGCCAGTTGTGGTACTTTCTAACAATGATGGTTGTGTGATTGCACGCAGTAATGAAGCAAAAGATTTAGGAATTCCAATGGGTGCTCCTGCTTTTGAATACGAGAATAATTTTAGATTAAATAAAATCAATGTTTTCTCTTCAAATTATGCTTTGTATGCGGATATGAGTAATCGTGTGATGACTATTCTGAAATCCTATTGCCCTGATATTGAAATTTATTCGATTGATGAATCTTTTCTTCTTTTCAAAGGCTTTGATAACTATGATTTGGTGAAATGTGCACAAGAAATTAAACAAAAAATATATACCATTACCAAAATTCCAGTTTGTATTGGTATTGCTCCTACAAAGGCTTTAGCTAAAGTAGCAAATCGAATTGCGAAGAAATTTCCGAAACATCATAACGGCGTTTATATGATTGATTCGAAAGAGAAAATAAACAAAGCTTTAAAATGGTTAAAATGTGAGGATATTTGGGGAATTGGACGACGTTTAGCTAAACGTTTATCTTATATCGGATGTCGTAATGCATATGATTTCACCTTGCTTGAAGATGAATACATCAAACGAAATTTCTCCATCGTCGAATTGCGTTTGAAAAAAGAATTATTAGGCGAAAGCGTTTTAAAATTAGATGAAGTTCAACGCAAAAAATCAATTGCCACAACTCGAAGTTTTGAGAAAACAATCAATGATTATGAAAATCTGAAAGAGCGTGTTTCTACTTTTGCTGTTTCTTGTGCCGAAAAGCTTAGAAAAGAACAATCAAAATGCAACATTATTACTGTTTTTGTGATGACCAATCGTTTTGATGAAAAGCAATCATTTGTTTCAAACTCATTAAGTACAACCTTAGATTTTGATTCGAATTCGAGTATCGTTTTGTCAAAAACAGCTTTATTTTTATTGGATAAATTGGTTCCTGCAGAAGGCAAAGTTCCTGATTATAAAAAAGCTGGCGTTATCGTTTCCGCTATTACGCCCGATAATCAAGCACAGATGAATTTATTTCATACAGAATCTCCAAAACATAAAGCGTTGATGAGTGTGATGGATCAATTAAATGCAAATTATGGCGATCATATGCTTAAATTAGCTTCTCAAGATATACATAGAAAATGGAAAATGAAGCAAGAACGATTGTCACCTTGCTACACAACAAGATTTACAGATATTTTAAATGTTTATTAA
- a CDS encoding GIY-YIG nuclease family protein has translation MVLNDRLKMLVDQVPKNICGVYYLYNDKQDIIYIGKSIDIRKRLIQHFKSLDKKEIKLQHFTHSIQFENTGNELIALLRESELIKQNLPIFNRAQRKIKFFYALYKEINSDGYHALIVKKIDNSGNEIISFTSQNEAKDYLFYITDKYKLCQKVNGLYKTKSSCFQYSLEECNGACVNKEDVKLYNKRVRQFLKTVHLPKKDFLFELVGRTENEKGIVLIEKGVYKGFGYCDHLLDNLDEMKSFIEQKQDNKDVRKILFRHIKSELSK, from the coding sequence ATGGTACTGAATGATAGATTGAAAATGTTGGTTGACCAAGTTCCAAAAAATATTTGTGGCGTGTATTATTTATACAACGACAAGCAAGATATTATCTACATTGGAAAAAGTATTGACATTAGAAAACGATTGATTCAGCATTTCAAATCACTTGATAAAAAGGAAATTAAACTTCAGCATTTTACGCATTCTATACAATTTGAAAATACAGGAAATGAATTGATTGCTTTGTTGAGAGAATCTGAATTAATCAAACAAAATCTGCCAATATTTAATCGAGCTCAACGCAAGATTAAGTTCTTTTACGCATTATATAAAGAAATAAATTCGGATGGTTATCATGCATTAATTGTGAAGAAAATTGATAACTCTGGGAACGAAATCATTTCATTTACATCACAAAATGAAGCAAAAGATTATTTATTTTACATTACAGATAAATATAAGCTTTGTCAAAAAGTAAATGGTTTATATAAAACCAAATCAAGTTGTTTTCAATATAGTTTAGAAGAATGTAATGGAGCTTGTGTAAATAAGGAAGATGTGAAACTTTACAACAAAAGAGTTCGTCAATTTTTGAAAACAGTGCATTTACCTAAAAAGGACTTTTTATTTGAATTGGTTGGAAGAACTGAAAATGAAAAAGGTATTGTATTAATTGAAAAAGGAGTTTACAAAGGTTTTGGCTATTGCGATCATTTACTTGATAATCTAGACGAAATGAAATCATTTATTGAACAAAAACAAGATAATAAGGATGTCCGAAAAATCTTATTTCGACATATAAAATCCGAATTATCCAAATAA